In a single window of the Bufo bufo chromosome 5, aBufBuf1.1, whole genome shotgun sequence genome:
- the LOC121002380 gene encoding piggyBac transposable element-derived protein 4-like, producing the protein MSQKQYTADEAYELLCLDSELSDNADSDVSFCGFEESDTESSDSSLHAGRLSKRCRTTKPQNSDTPSTSRDVTTTSAPSSDTPSTSRVIPTSSREAQVPETLPQIASLNWQPPSTGIPFVPEFNAVPGVTLDVTGFDPLQFFQLFLPDDLFELFVKETNLYGAQYISNNPSSYYARPGQWTPTNVEEMKKFLALTFSMGIVKKTTIRSYWEASRIHSTPSFATVMSRQRYEILLKFFHFNDNSQCPSNSSPDYDRLYKIRPLLDYLSEKCLTVYTPSENVSVDESLVKFKGRLHFKQFLPSKRARYGIKLYKLCESTTGYTSAFQVYQGRDSELNPQGCPAGLGTNAKVVWELMGPLLQKGYKLFIDNYYTSIPLFQSLQEANTGACGTFRRNRRGFPQSLLAKKLQRGQSDALRSGNLLALRYKDRKYVLMLSTIHTEATVPVRERGSTTDKQKPTCILEYNKYMGGTDLSDQVLKPYECISEL; encoded by the exons ATGTCTCAGAAACAGTACACTGCAGATGAGGCTTACGAACTGCTGTGCTTAGACAGTGAGCTGTCTGATAACGCTGATAGTGATGTCAGTTTCTGTGGTTTTGAGGAGAGCGACACAGAGAGCTCTGACAGTAGTCTGCACGCTGGACGATTATCAAAGAGGTGCAGAACCACCAAACCACAAAATTCAGACACGCCTAGCACCAGCAGAGATGTCACAACTACAAGTGCACCAAGTTCAGACACGCCTAGCACCAGCAGAGTTATACCAACTTCCAGCAGAGAGGCACAAGTGCCTGAAACGCTCCCTCAAATTGCATCTCTGAATTGGCAACCCCCAAGTACAGGCATCCCGTTTGTCCCAGAATTTAATGCTGTACCAGGTGTTACACTGGATGTAACTGGATTTGACCCACTACAGTTTTTTCAGCTGTTTTTACCGGACGACCTTTTTGAGCTTTTTGTAAAAGAGACAAATTTATATGGTGCTCAATATATTTCAAATAACCCCTCCTCTTACTATGCCCGGCCTGGACAATGGACACCCACAAATGTGGAAGAAATGAAAAAATTTTTGGCCTTAACATTTTCAATGGGTATCgtaaaaaaaactacaatacGGTCTTATTGGGAGGCAAGTCGCATCCATAGCACCCCAagttttgcaactgttatgtccaGACAGCGATATGAAATACTCCTCAAGTTCTTCCATTTCAATGACAACAGTCAGTGCCCCTCAAATTCTTCTCCGGATTACGACCGGTTATATAAAATTAGGCCGCTTCTAGATTATCTGTCAGAAAAATGTTTAACTGTTTATACCCCCTCTGAAAATGTCTCAGTTGATGAGTCACTTGTAAAATTTAAAGGAAGGTTACATTTCAAGCAATTCCTTCCATCCAAGCGGGCCAGATATGGCATCAAACTTTACAAGTTGTGTGAAAGCACAACAGGTTACACTTCTGCATTTCAAGTGTACCAAGGGAGGGACAGCGAATTAAACCCCCAAGGATGCCCAGCTGGTTTAGGAACAAATGCAAAAGTTGTCTGGGAACTAATGGGTCCACTGTTACAAAAGGGTTACAAATTATTTATAGACAATTACTACACAAGCATTCCCCTTTTCCAGAGCCTGCAAGAAGCAAATACGGGAGCATGTGGCACATTCAGGAGAAATCGCAGAGGTTTTCCACAATCCCTGCTGGCAAAAAAACTACAAAGAGGACAATCTGATGCCCTTCGTAGTGGCAACCTGCTGGCACTACGCTACAAGGACAGAAAATATGTACTTATGCTAAGTACGATTCACACAGAAGCCACAGTGCCAGTAAGAGAAAGGGGGTCAACCACCGATAAGCAAAAACCGACTTGCATACTAGAATACAATAAGTACATGGGGGGCACTGACCTGTCTGATCAGGTACTTAAACCATACGAG TGCATATCAGaactgtaa